The Blattabacterium sp. DPU genome includes a window with the following:
- the prfA gene encoding peptide chain release factor 1 produces the protein MKKTSFIQKLEVSKKEFHEISKLITQPNIISNQKKYRILLNKYTKLEKIVSFYEEYKKKLAVLQEINFILENDSDIEMKELASTEKYNILDNLSSIEKESYNLLLSSKYESDTEDYRNGAILELRSGTGGDEACLFVEDVLRMYTMYFKKSGWKYRIIHVQKGGIKGYKEIILDINGEKGVFGNLKFESGVHRVQRIPKTESQGRVHTSAITVAVLPKVKDIEVNLNLSDIKKDTFRSSGSGGQHVNKTESAVRLTHIPSKITVECQEERSQHKNFEKAISVLRSRIYQKEKEKRLKKMSTKRKSLVSTGDRSVKIRTYNYPKNRITDHRIHKSIYNLTEFMNGNIQEMINLLKLFEKK, from the coding sequence ATGAAAAAAACTTCATTCATTCAAAAATTGGAAGTTTCAAAAAAAGAATTTCATGAAATTTCAAAACTCATTACACAACCCAATATTATATCTAATCAGAAAAAATACAGAATATTATTAAACAAATATACAAAATTAGAAAAAATAGTTTCTTTTTATGAAGAATACAAAAAAAAATTGGCTGTACTTCAAGAAATAAATTTCATTTTAGAAAATGATTCAGATATAGAAATGAAAGAACTTGCCTCAACAGAAAAATACAATATTTTAGATAATTTATCTTCTATCGAAAAAGAATCCTATAATCTTCTACTTTCATCAAAATATGAATCTGATACAGAAGATTATAGAAATGGTGCTATATTGGAACTCCGTTCTGGAACAGGAGGAGATGAAGCATGTCTTTTTGTTGAAGATGTATTAAGAATGTACACAATGTATTTTAAAAAATCAGGGTGGAAATATAGAATTATACACGTTCAAAAAGGAGGAATAAAAGGATATAAAGAAATTATTTTAGATATAAATGGAGAAAAAGGAGTTTTTGGAAATTTAAAATTTGAATCTGGAGTTCACAGAGTACAAAGAATACCAAAAACAGAATCTCAAGGAAGAGTCCATACATCTGCTATAACCGTAGCGGTACTTCCTAAAGTAAAAGATATAGAAGTTAATCTCAATTTATCTGATATAAAGAAAGATACTTTTAGATCTAGTGGATCTGGAGGTCAGCATGTAAATAAAACAGAATCTGCTGTACGATTAACTCATATTCCAAGTAAAATCACAGTAGAATGTCAAGAAGAACGTTCTCAACATAAAAATTTTGAAAAAGCTATAAGTGTTTTACGATCTCGTATTTATCAAAAAGAAAAAGAAAAAAGATTAAAAAAAATGTCTACAAAAAGAAAATCTTTAGTCTCTACAGGAGATCGTTCTGTAAAAATTCGTACTTATAATTATCCTAAAAACAGAATCACGGATCATAGAATTCATAAATCTATTTATAATCTTACAGAATTTATGAATGGAAATATTCAAGAAATGATCAATCTATTAAAATTATTTGAAAAAAAATAA
- a CDS encoding DUF4293 family protein encodes MLYRIQTLYSLISIFIYSVFIYFLLNHENITDFFYLNLYLKKIILFIIIICLFISILSFLLFNRNKLQIFCNKINILTNTSYVIILFFSYTQLNKYTTLIMFLFFILCICILYLTNKAIKKDIKLIDSINRIR; translated from the coding sequence ATGTTATATAGAATACAAACATTATATTCCCTTATTTCTATTTTTATTTATTCTGTTTTCATATATTTTTTATTAAATCATGAAAATATAACTGATTTTTTCTATTTGAATCTGTATTTGAAAAAAATAATTTTATTTATTATAATTATATGTTTATTTATATCTATTTTAAGTTTTTTACTTTTCAATAGAAATAAATTACAAATTTTTTGTAATAAAATTAATATACTTACTAATACTAGTTATGTAATAATTCTTTTTTTTTCATATACTCAATTAAATAAATATACAACATTAATCATGTTTCTGTTTTTTATATTATGCATATGTATTTTATATCTTACAAATAAAGCCATAAAAAAAGATATAAAATTAATTGATTCTATAAATAGAATACGATGA
- the rho gene encoding transcription termination factor Rho codes for MFDITELKSKKLFELQEIARSSGLKKCTQLRKNELLEKIITIINNKNTSFNNKNTSAHSKRENPLKKGFRMRKNTESKLSENKSINGKKNSQEHLKIINSKLSEESTKFQKKHQNFWKKNDRLEVLNTSSSHGIEIGSQKKISSNKYRTPEYEFEGIIISEGVLEIMLENYGFLRSSDFNYLSSPDDIYVSQSQIRLFGMKTGDTIRGEVRPPKDGEKYFPLIKILEINGRSPSFVRDRDSFEHLTPLFPNEKFKLAERNATLSTRIVDLFTPIGKGQRGMIVAPPKTGKTTLLKEIANAIAANHPEVYLIILLIDERPEEVTDMQRNVKGEVIASTFDEPADRHVKVANIVLQKAKRMVESSHDVVILLDSITRLARAYNTVAPASGKVLSGGVDANALHKPKRFFGAARNIENGGSLSIIATAMIDTGSKMDEVIFEEFKGTGNKELQLDRKIANKRIYPAIDLVSSSTRKDDLLLDPKTLQRMWILRKHLSDMNPVEAMEFLRSRMSRTQNNEEFLISMNG; via the coding sequence ATGTTTGATATTACTGAATTAAAAAGTAAAAAACTTTTTGAATTACAGGAGATTGCTCGTTCTTCAGGATTAAAAAAATGTACACAATTACGAAAAAACGAACTCCTAGAAAAAATTATTACTATTATCAATAATAAGAATACTTCTTTCAATAATAAGAATACTTCTGCCCATTCAAAAAGGGAAAATCCTTTAAAAAAAGGATTTAGAATGCGAAAAAACACTGAATCTAAATTATCAGAAAACAAAAGCATAAATGGTAAAAAAAATTCTCAAGAACATTTAAAAATTATTAATTCGAAACTTTCGGAAGAATCTACAAAATTTCAAAAAAAGCATCAAAATTTTTGGAAAAAAAATGATAGATTAGAAGTTTTAAACACATCGTCATCTCACGGAATTGAAATCGGATCACAAAAAAAAATATCTTCCAATAAATATCGTACTCCTGAATATGAATTTGAAGGAATAATAATAAGTGAAGGAGTATTAGAAATCATGCTAGAAAATTACGGATTTTTGAGATCTTCCGATTTTAATTATTTATCATCTCCTGATGATATTTATGTTTCACAATCTCAAATCAGACTTTTTGGAATGAAAACAGGAGATACAATCAGAGGAGAAGTTCGTCCTCCTAAAGATGGAGAAAAATATTTTCCTCTAATTAAAATTCTTGAGATCAATGGAAGATCTCCTTCTTTTGTAAGGGATAGAGATTCTTTTGAACATTTGACTCCATTATTTCCAAATGAAAAATTTAAATTAGCTGAAAGAAATGCAACTCTTTCTACAAGAATTGTAGATCTTTTTACTCCCATAGGAAAAGGACAGAGAGGAATGATTGTGGCTCCTCCAAAAACAGGAAAAACTACTTTATTAAAAGAAATAGCTAATGCTATTGCGGCTAATCATCCTGAAGTATATCTAATTATATTATTAATAGATGAACGTCCAGAAGAAGTAACAGATATGCAGAGAAATGTCAAAGGAGAGGTCATTGCATCTACTTTTGATGAGCCAGCAGATAGACATGTTAAAGTTGCCAATATTGTTTTACAAAAAGCAAAAAGAATGGTGGAAAGTTCACATGACGTAGTTATATTGTTAGATTCTATAACACGTTTAGCACGAGCTTATAACACGGTTGCTCCTGCATCTGGTAAGGTATTATCAGGAGGAGTAGATGCAAATGCATTACACAAACCCAAAAGATTTTTTGGAGCGGCTAGAAATATAGAAAATGGAGGATCCTTATCTATAATTGCCACAGCTATGATCGATACAGGATCAAAAATGGATGAAGTAATTTTTGAAGAATTTAAAGGAACAGGAAATAAAGAACTTCAATTAGATAGAAAAATAGCCAATAAACGAATTTATCCAGCTATTGATCTTGTCTCTTCTAGTACAAGAAAAGATGATCTTTTACTTGACCCTAAAACATTACAAAGAATGTGGATTTTGCGGAAACATCTTTCCGATATGAATCCAGTAGAAGCTATGGAATTTTTAAGATCTAGGATGTCTAGAACCCAAAATAATGAGGAATTTTTAATATCTATGAATGGATGA
- a CDS encoding DNA recombination protein RmuC translates to MYYSFIFISFFIFFICIYFFRKLELFFRKEFKDQQNEIHKLSKCSKNEMDDSLIDMKNGLIQNIKIIQDTIDQKIQFYFDYQNQKLNSVHASQDKLIQVIEKKLEEIKENVNDKLQTSLNVHLGKSFEIIGNQLFFLQEGLGEMKILAKDVSSLKRTLNHVKICGSFSEMQLSMLLEQILSPEQYASNVITKSNTNFVVEFAIKLPGLENGNMIWLPIDVKFPKETYEKVQKAYHNGEKKNIEIAIKNMESVLKKMSKDILEKYIDPPHTTDFAILFLPFEGIYAEITRNSGLLEELLRKYKTVIAGPSTLAAVLNSLQIGFRTLAIQKRSSEVWKILETVKQEFKKFGLLLHQAQNKLQGASKDIDRLLGIRTNLIEKQLEDIEKFQKNK, encoded by the coding sequence ATGTATTATTCATTTATATTTATTAGTTTCTTTATTTTTTTCATATGCATATATTTTTTTAGAAAATTAGAACTTTTTTTTAGAAAAGAATTTAAAGATCAACAAAATGAAATTCATAAATTATCTAAATGTAGTAAAAATGAAATGGATGATTCTTTAATTGATATGAAAAATGGTTTAATACAAAATATAAAAATTATTCAGGATACTATTGATCAAAAAATTCAATTTTATTTCGATTATCAAAATCAAAAATTAAATTCTGTTCATGCATCACAAGATAAACTTATTCAAGTTATTGAGAAAAAACTAGAGGAAATCAAAGAAAATGTTAATGATAAGCTTCAAACTTCTTTAAATGTCCATTTGGGAAAATCATTTGAAATAATTGGAAATCAATTATTTTTTTTACAAGAAGGGTTAGGAGAAATGAAAATTTTAGCTAAAGATGTAAGTTCTTTAAAAAGAACCTTAAATCATGTGAAAATATGTGGAAGTTTTAGTGAAATGCAACTTTCCATGCTTTTAGAACAGATTTTATCTCCAGAACAATATGCTTCTAATGTTATTACTAAATCTAATACAAATTTTGTCGTAGAATTTGCGATTAAACTTCCAGGACTTGAAAATGGAAATATGATCTGGTTACCTATTGATGTTAAGTTTCCAAAGGAAACTTATGAAAAAGTACAAAAAGCTTATCATAATGGAGAAAAAAAGAATATAGAAATAGCCATAAAAAATATGGAATCTGTACTTAAAAAAATGTCAAAAGATATTCTAGAAAAGTATATAGATCCTCCACATACTACTGATTTTGCTATTCTTTTTTTACCTTTTGAAGGAATATATGCTGAAATAACAAGAAATTCTGGATTATTGGAAGAATTATTAAGAAAATATAAAACAGTAATAGCAGGTCCGTCGACATTAGCTGCTGTATTAAATAGCTTACAAATTGGATTTAGAACTTTAGCTATTCAAAAAAGAAGTTCTGAAGTATGGAAAATTTTAGAAACGGTAAAACAGGAATTCAAAAAATTTGGATTGTTACTTCATCAAGCTCAAAATAAATTACAAGGGGCTTCTAAAGACATAGATCGATTATTAGGGATTAGGACTAATTTGATAGAAAAACAACTAGAAGATATAGAAAAATTCCAAAAAAATAAATAA
- a CDS encoding YebC/PmpR family DNA-binding transcriptional regulator: MSGHSKWSNIQHRKSNQDFKKSKKFSKIIKEIYTAVKKSGTNNSRFKNAILNAKSLNIPKNTIEKAIKKALQIRTDNYKNINLEGLIHGISIIIECMTNNSIRTTSNIRAIFNKNGGRLCHNGELTHFFQKMGVFCIKKKDIHFSMEDFELMSIDFGALNFTIDHSMVYLYTDFEYFGAMKNNLEKLKILYEYKIKCIPKQIKCISEEKKNKVLNLIEKIYLNEDVENIYSNLHDNKK, translated from the coding sequence ATGTCAGGACATAGTAAATGGTCAAATATACAACATAGAAAATCAAATCAGGATTTCAAAAAATCTAAAAAATTTTCAAAAATCATTAAAGAAATTTATACAGCTGTAAAAAAATCAGGAACAAATAATTCTCGATTTAAAAATGCTATTTTAAATGCAAAATCCCTCAATATTCCTAAAAATACTATAGAAAAAGCTATAAAAAAAGCTTTACAGATAAGAACGGATAATTACAAAAATATAAATTTAGAAGGATTAATTCATGGAATTAGCATTATTATAGAATGTATGACGAACAATAGTATTAGAACAACTTCCAATATTAGAGCTATTTTTAATAAAAATGGAGGAAGATTATGTCATAATGGGGAATTAACTCATTTTTTTCAAAAAATGGGTGTTTTTTGCATAAAAAAAAAAGATATTCATTTTTCAATGGAAGATTTTGAATTAATGTCAATAGATTTTGGAGCTTTAAATTTTACGATAGACCATTCTATGGTTTATTTGTATACAGATTTTGAATATTTTGGGGCTATGAAAAACAATTTAGAAAAGTTAAAAATACTATACGAATATAAAATCAAATGTATACCTAAACAAATTAAATGTATTTCAGAAGAAAAGAAAAATAAAGTTTTAAATTTAATTGAAAAAATTTATCTAAATGAAGATGTAGAAAATATTTACTCAAATTTACATGATAATAAAAAGTAA
- the rpmB gene encoding 50S ribosomal protein L28: MSKICELTGKKAMIGNRVSHANNKKKRRFNINLCKKRFFLIKEKKWITLKICTSTIKLINKIGIEKVLKRFKYKL; encoded by the coding sequence ATGTCAAAAATTTGTGAATTAACAGGAAAAAAAGCAATGATAGGAAATAGAGTTTCTCATGCAAATAACAAAAAAAAACGTCGTTTCAACATTAATTTATGTAAAAAACGTTTTTTTTTAATAAAAGAAAAAAAATGGATCACTTTAAAAATTTGTACTTCTACTATAAAACTTATCAATAAAATAGGAATAGAAAAAGTTTTAAAACGTTTTAAATATAAATTATAA
- the rpmG gene encoding 50S ribosomal protein L33 codes for MGKKGNRIQVILECVEQRKIGISGCSRYITTKNKKNTPNRIELKKYNPVLKKYTIHKEIK; via the coding sequence ATGGGAAAAAAAGGAAATAGAATACAAGTTATATTAGAATGTGTTGAACAAAGAAAAATTGGGATTTCTGGTTGTTCTAGATATATTACAACAAAAAATAAAAAAAATACTCCAAACAGAATCGAGCTAAAAAAATATAATCCAGTATTAAAAAAATATACAATTCATAAAGAAATCAAATAA
- a CDS encoding DUF4295 family protein, translated as MTLAIKIVKSNKSGCYVFVNKMISDEKLKNFFIKNKNLQCF; from the coding sequence ATGACTTTGGCTATAAAAATAGTCAAATCTAACAAATCTGGGTGTTACGTTTTTGTAAATAAAATGATTTCTGATGAAAAATTGAAAAATTTTTTTATAAAAAATAAAAATTTACAATGTTTTTGA